The segment CAGCTGCAAAATTCTCAGCTGTGCGACAAGCTCTTCAAATATTCATAGAATACATTAagcaataatttaaataattcgcTTGTGATTGTGAAAAGGACTCGCGAGGGGTTAAGGacatttgacttttttcctatttctttttttttttttttgagagggAGAGAAGTCACGTCGGGGTTAACTTTGTGGgtagataaaaaatatataaaggaCTCTCTTAAAGCCctgaagaatttataaataaatgtagaatttattaaagtttgtACGCAAGGATCAATGTAttttaaaggataaaaattaaagtagaTTTAAAGAggtttttttatcagaatgtACAGAATAAttgataattttgataaaaactCTAAAGGAgcgtaaaaaaatttatttcgaCAGGGTTATCACCTCACATTACGTTCTTACCGGGAGATTTTGCCTATCCCCCCgcccttaaatttttaaatgtccgaaatactaaaaaatacgTCGATCTCTCGATAggcaatggaaatttttttatataacttttttcaaaaaaaaattttttttattataaaattaatttttttagtttttttttttactaaattgaaGTCAGTTTTTGTTTGTAAGTTTCGTTTTTTGCGAACTTTTTTAGCATAAGGGATCggcttcaattttttaagccaggcctaagttttttttaaaccaggTTTCAGTtttattcttaagtttttttttaacgaggTCTTGCTGAATTAGTGTTAAATGCATTCTAGACCTAGTCTGCTTTTAACTAATAAAACCctaaaagctttattttaaaCGATTGTAAGGTAAATTGTGTAAacacctaaaaaaaaaatgtaagtttgacttaaaaactttagcctgacttaagaaaaaaattaataataatatttattaagcCAGGCCTATTTTTTTAAGCCGAACTAAccttgaaaccttaaaagcctgaccttaaaaaaacttagcTTAGTCCAAAATAAAGGccttgcttaaaaatcttaggactgactttaaaaacttaaacctagtttgaaaaaaaactgtagtctagcttaaaaaagtttattctggtttagaaaaactcagatttaagacgattttcctttagctaaaaaaaaaacgagagttcctaaattacagagtctatttcaatttccgattttttagttttctgatactgctgaaaattaaagaaaaaattaaaatcgtgTGATCCGGAGAAATGCATCCTAAACCCACAGCCCGAATATCATACCCCAAAACCCGAAGTTTCCGAGTAGTAGTCTCCGAGTAGAGATGGTAACCCGATTTTGACAAAACCTAAGTGAATTGTATTTCGTACATATAAACAAGTATTGCAATACGAAAAATTTAACCCAGCTGGacttattttttacaatttttttcaaaaatttcctattGCTTATCTGTTTCGCCTTAAaccttaaatgttttttaatacTTCCATTATAATCTTTAATCTGATGAATaacaattttgaatatttaaaagatcTTTTCTTAGCAAACAAGAGGAGTTAACCCCCGGGCGATTATTCTTAAACCTCTCTTCTCAGTGAATTTCAACCATCTCAatgaacaaagaaaaattcaaacgaCTGGTgcaaagaaaaccaaaaattcagtaaaatttaaatttaaatcttcgcattaaaaatttctcctttAACTCCGTCTcggaaagaaatctttttgatttttgaataTAATTCACACACAGGGTGAACTTTGtcgcatgaagaaaaaaaaagaagaatgtgATGCCAAGTAGAAAATGTGCTCGGTTCACATTTCACAGTTGAATTGGTAATGggttaatttgaaataaattacaaaattcctttttagaTATCGAGTAGATGTTATTTCTCGTggagcgaagaaaaaaatcgacggGGAGCGTCACATGTTTGATGTCTTTTGATGTTTAGGTGGGGGGAGGGATGAGCATTGGGAATTGGGGGTGAAAAAAGGCGAAACGGGGTTGTAGGTTTGTTACTTACTTTTGAGAATATTGCGCTCCACAAGTTCCTCAGCTGTGGGCCTCATGGAGAGACGTCGGATGAGCTTAGCACCGATGGCTTCCTTTGACTCCAGTCGCTCATTGTCGGATTGCGCGTGCAAAATGTTGCGATTAATGAGATCCTGCCGATCAGGACGAAGGGCTAGCTTTAGGGAAAGACTCTCCTTTCGCGCAATTTTTGCCGCACGATCTGTTGCCGTGTCGTCATCACGATACAAAATGGGACCATCACTCTGATCACTATCTGTATCCTCACGCAGGACATACGGGCGGGCATTCTCTTTGTTCTCCATCGTACACGGAAGTCCAATGCCAAATCTCATGGGGCGAGAACTGccgaaataaaaagagaaattaaatttgaaaagaacaaaaaaataaaggatttaATTGTGTGTCCTTTTCAATGCATGATCTGTGTGTGGGTGTGTCCTCCGTGTCAGAGAGAGAGGATTGCAAAAATGCATGTGTTTAgtgtttcaaaagaaaagcataaaaatacatattttgggaagaaaattcatcttaatatataaagctgaaatgtttgtttgtctgtggcacatgaactcctcctaaacggctgggccgatcttgatgaaatttggtatgggggtagagggggtcaatacgagttgcaagcgctatatgggattccgccccaacccccctttaaaGCGCCCcccagaaaaattgattttttcccattttctacctgctgaagggtcagataacgggatttttttatttttagaatttctcggggtaccgtattattcatcccccctattaatatacgccccccttttttatagcttaaaatggagtttgctcacacgtgattgggggctcgggttaactagttttttatatacaaatagGATAAAATGAGAATGCCTGCATGCGataaaattctccaaaaatattgttctcaatttctttctcataacatttttttttcattccatttttcTCCCCGCATGTGTGGGATGGAGAAATATAgatgaggaaaaattcttgagtGGCCTTTTGAGAAGGACAAGAAAACaatcaagaaaaatgtgaaaaaaaagtacaacgaaaaaaaaggataatttaattgtttttcaaggATTCTGCagtaaagtgaaaaataaatatatcaaattaaaggaaaatatatcttgaaaataaaataaagtttcgtacaaagaaaaatttgggatagaagagaaaaagaagaagtgatTGAGTTACAAATTAATTACCATATTCTAATCCTTGGCCGTAGGATGGgcctataaaattttcaataaatacaaaacaattgttagaaaagatcttacatgaaagaaaaacctcTTCTCTTCATTCGCTTCACAATCCCCATCAAAGagggaaattcttttacaccttcaacgatttttttttaccttaaaaagggattattttgcaataataaaaaaaggatacAACATTCCATTGGCACAGAGGGAATTCCAAATGTTCTattcttcatttaatattaattcatgACGCACTATATACACGGGAAAAGTTCCTAtgttatatatgtaggtagttATGGCTTCCAAGCGATTTTTCACATCCTCCAATGTCAATTTAGATGTGATAAGGAAGAACAGTCGGAGTTGACAAAGGTCACGAGAAAAGAGACTAACAAGACACTTATTGGATTCACATTAGTCCTCTTTCGCCCTTTGCGTCTTGTCTCCCGGAAAACTCCCTTCGACCCCCCACTCCCGGAAAAATGCGTTCTACACCGTGGCAGAGATTCATGAAAGGAAATTCTCATAGCTCTTCTCACACTTATCTCCCCCGAAGAATCTACCAGAAGAGAGGTTACTACAGTGAGGAGAAAGCACGCAGATAAGACATAACTTTAGTACAATGAAAGCGACACCTTTTTTCCACAAGTTGAGAGATAATCTTTTATTTGCCAAACACGAAAGTTCTTTGATCCTTTTCGCGAAAAAGAAATAACTCTCTTCGATAGGATTCCTATACCTTACATTGctttccttattttcttttcttttgatataaccaataagttttttttaaagtatattGTATTAAATGCTTTTGGAGCACTCCAAAAAAGGCTTAAGTTTtcgaatttttgtaattttatttaaatctaatttttaacgaatttttagtattcatattcaagaaatttaataaaagggAAACTCATATAGAAACGTAATTTATGTATTCTAGTCATATATCATTGCGTAATGGAGTAACGTAAAGAGAATcatgtaaaaaattaagtaacTCACGCAAGAACGTAAGAAGTTAATCGTAGTAACACTTGGAACAGTTATATAGTACAAGTTGAATTAactatgtaaaattttaactcTTGTATCTTATGCGTAAGGAACATAACCTTACATTCCGATTTTAGCTAAACAAATCAGTTTACTGCTCAGTTTTCCTTATTATTGTAAGTATCACAATATTACTAATTCTTTCTTGATTTAGGATCTTGAaagtggatttatttttaaataataaaattacaagGGGCAACGAAGCATAAAAATCTACGAATTATTGATGTTTTACATTcgattcaaattttatttcatttttttctgaattactGGATTTCATTGATTCGTGTGTGctgattttcctctttttcatGGAAACAATGTAATAATAGAGaatgatttttgaaatatcAAAGTAATCACTTTAAAAATCGAAATATGAGGTTATGTTTCTCTATGTAGCCAATACGCTGTCTTTACTCTCTTTACGTCACTTTGATCTTCGGTGTAAAAACGTCTAGAAAGTTTTTCCTGCTTAAGACTTGCTACGTCTTTTTATTTTcgtaaaaaatagttttttttgttatatatttaaattttacgcGATGAAACAACGTAAACTTACTTTGCTATAAGCTTAGGGAGATTGTTGGAGATTCGGTCAATTTACAAATGTTGTGGGAGTCAAAACGCAAGATCTGACCTttagaaaatactcttttattatttctgcgacgtttcggagctttatttctccttcctcaggcctGCAAATACATTATGgacaatttctttatataaatttctaattttctttaacactttgaactattttaaaaaaaaaattaattgaaaaaattgaaagaaaagccTTGACtagatttatataaaatcagtagaattttttcaattaattttttttaaaaatagttcaaagtgttaaagaaaatttgaaatttatataaagaaattgtcCATAATGTATTTGCaggcctgaggaaggagaattaaagctccgaaacgttgcagaaataataaaagagtattttctaaaggtcagatcccgcgtttTGACTCCCACAACTTAGGGAGATTATTAATTCTTACTTTGTAATTTTAGTAGCATAAAGAAAACgtatacaaattttaatttcttatacaACTTCTTAAGTAAATGCTTAAGTAATTTCTTGCCTTAATTTATTTACGTTTTTACGTGAGTTAATGACATTTTTCCTAATACTTTACGTTTAATAACTTGAAGTGAGTTCCTTCAATAAATGATATGTAAAAGGtaatatatttcaaattgattttagtaataagaaaaaatcactaaattccgttaaaattgtaaaaattcctcttaaaaggaataaatgttattaaacaaaaaaaaatattttcaccatCACCAATGTTTAGTAGTAGCTATTACCCAAAAAAAGGAGTATACTTATCTAAcaattttagttaaataaaGTACCTTTAATTGGTACTTGTTCATCGTGTTCgttgaaattaattgacttTGGTGTAAATGAAGTTAAGTGGTCTAATTTGAAGGGAGGGAAGTTTAActtgaaagaatttcaaaccaacaccacaaatttaatttattttaactctcCAAGTGAACTACGAAGAAGAAGAGGTGTTTAAAGTTAGCCCCAAAGTTCTCTTTTATACTCACTTGAGTGATGAATTATTCTCTTGGCGCACAACCAGTGGGCGGTTGTTGCTGTTGTTGTCCTGTGTTGGTGTACCCGGACTCGATCCTGTCGATGTTGCTGCATTCATCGCACCTGCCCCACCGCTGGCCTTCTTCTTCAGTGCCGACTTGAGGGGAACGGCATTGAAGAGGGGCTCCTTGGCGGGAATTTCTTCCACACGCCCCGTATCGATGTTTGGATTTGGTTGATGGAAAATATACTCATCGTCCGAATCTAAATCCTCCCCATCGAGTTCATCTTGATCTGTTGAATGAGAGATATTCAGCACCATTACAAAGTTTCCcggggtagaaaaaaaaacttggcaAAATGGATACCCTTTTCGGAGGGACGGGGGAGAGATTTTGATATGTTTTAGCACTCTCTTTGCCTAGAGCAATATGTCCTTTTGTTTCAAGAAGGATTCTTGCACGCAAAGGGTTTGTCCCCTTTCAAGGCTTTTACGTGTGTGCGTGTATGTGGTGGGAGTgttttctcacacaaaaaagtgccaaaaaattggaaattaaattatttaatagaaaagttacaaaataaaatagacCGGGAGATAAATTAGTTACGTAACTCTGgttgagagaataaaattcttagcACGTTTaagggatttttcttaattttatgcataaactccttgaGCATCCCTTTGTTTATGTCACGTCTGTGGGAAGAAAGTtcggaagaaaaatattttcttattctttctaCAGCAGAGTCAATGGAAAAGTTCCGCACGCGTTCTAAGTCATCACCTCAAGGCcatgaaattaaattgccaCCATTTAATCCAAAGGTGtgaatggaatttattctttagaaGCACAAGGAAAAGTCTACAAGGAAAAGACTTAAGTTTTGAAGatgattttactttttagctaaatattttatgataaaaaactaattaatttattgtattgATTTGTATTTTAGTAGTGAATTTTGATCTACTCTATaatgattcaaaaattaaatattttaacgaaaaaaatgttcaaaagagctaaaacatttaaaactaataataaattataaaaaattcgttaaatttagggatagattctgatataaatcttttcttttctttacaattcgtcagttataaaattttcggtattttgtgaaaaatcttataagattttgacattttacaTCTTTATTCAATcggaattttcaagaaaaattactcTTCCAAGGCTCTTTAAAGTTCCTTTTGACTGTTTTCTAGTTTACTAGTTTACTAATtcgatgttttttctttataaaacgacaatggaaagatttaaaaactccatctgtcaaaatcttccaacattagaaaaaaaaaaagatttttatcagaatcgaccccttagaataaaaaaaaagcccaaagttctttaaaatctttgtaaattctttaaattctttgtaaacaaaaattgtttaatcaattcaaaattagttaattcaaaataaaccAGAGTTGTACAAATATTTGCAGACAGAACATTTTTCAACGATcgcctttattttatttattttttgatcttttattAGAGTCTTgcaatgtgtgtgtgtatatttttgcattttaattgtggcaatgtgaaaaaatcgtgttttatttatttatcaactaataaaaagtgagaaataaataaagaaaaaagaataaacacAAGTGatctaattttagaattttattcactcacaaaattaaattcaaccaCCCCACCCCCTTtccaaatttaaattaaaaatctgtGAGAGATACCAAATAGCAGTgttatgtaaattaaaaaaaaaaaagaagtgatttAGTGCATTTTGGTGACTTTCACATtagaatttatgtttaatttgttttttttttatgtatacaGTCACTTTAACATACATGTTAGGCATTTCAGATTTTGGCGTTTGCAGATTGCTAGCTTCAGTTCCATGCTAAAATAGCTTACTAAATtcggggaaaaaaagaatgggagaaagaaaagaaaagattttttttcaagatgtTGTAacatttagattaaaaaaaaaagaaacgaattcacttaaaaactattattaattgaattgtttttcatttcatagCTCTAGAAAAAGGATGACTTTGaaataaaggaatttaaattagATGAATGTATTGAAATCATTTCAAGTGGAAACGTGATGAAAATCTAAaatgaaatgcattttcgcaAAGTTTTCCAATTGAACTTCTTTTATTCCCCCCATTTGCTTTCACATTTTacaacaatttgaattttgtatgaGCCAGCTCTTACcagcgaaaaaaaaggagcgagcagaatttaattgaaaacttgCAATCAATTCTCCTTGagacattttattatatagcACTGATTTAGCTGTGGTGTACACACCATGAGAGAAAGAATGAGACGATCGTGAGGAAATAAATCACGAGATTTTCTCAAGTGCCAAGTTGAATGCGGAAATGAGAGTGCCTCACTGTAAGTGTGTATGATGAAAGGGATAGATTGCACAGGGGGTGGCTATCTTCAtccacattttttctctttttcacaaaagaagGTTTCAAAATACACTTTTCCTGGCTTTTCATTGTTGGCAacactttcaaaaaaaaaaaaagaaagagatatTTCAAGTATTTAAACGGTTTAAGCAATCTTTTaaactaaaagagaaaaaagccTCAAAAGGACTTTCGTTACTTTTGTGTTCTTTaagcttaaattttaaatgttttaacgAGCAAATAAAGCCCTTTTCACACGAGATAGACACCCCcgctaaattttttttgcacaacatGACGATAGAGTTTTAATGAAGTCATCACTCACCGTCGTAATCATAGTCTGCCATTTCCAATTGTGCGTTGTGTATGCCGCCAACGGCGTTCAAGCTGCTGTTGGCACCGCCGTGCATTTGCGCACCCGGCCCATGCGGCCGACTAGCTATCAATGGGGAATTCGGCGTGCAGAACATCGGCGGCGGTGGGATCGGTCCAATCTCAGACACAGGAATCGGTGGTTCTGGCAACTCAGACAGGAGTATATGGGCCGACAATTGCTGCTGTTGCCCATCAACTGATGGTGTCTGTTGCTGTCCCGACGGTGGAGGAGTCGGACCACGCATCACACCCTGCTGCTGATCTCGGTCTGATGCAAAAAGTTATTATGTTTAAAGTctctaatataattttatttttctaataatattATTTGCTGAAAAAGCTGgagaaactttcaaaagtACCGTAAAGTATGGTAAAGGAGTTAATCCGTTCTTCTATGGAAAATTCCCCATTAGAGCAAACATATCTTTCTATTTTCTACTGAGATCAGGGGccgtattctctaagagtgaaataTTCTCGTAATAAACTCGCGAAGAatttttgcagggaaaaagtgaggaaaaacttcacgtgagcatgatcctctaagaaaaataatgcatctttgataaactcccgtaagattttcccggttttcacgtttcttttaaagcgctaaagtattcaggagtttatcacgggagtttttcactcttagagaatttaTGCCCAgagcatgaattctctaatagtgaaaaactcccgtgataaactcctgaaggctttagcgctttaaagaaacataaaaaccgggaaaatcttacgggagtttatcgcggatgcattatttttcttagaggatcaTGCTCACATGAagttttcctctcttttttcctgcaaaaagccttcgggagtttatcacgagagtttttcaatcttagagaattcatgcccaggTGTAAAAAATCGGCAATTTGCTTTAATATGGAGTGGCATCACTATattgtttgtaattttttttcaatacatgaaacattcacGCTCATGTTTCATCCGTTGTTGTATTTTTAACTCCATCTATTTTCAATAccttttaaacataaaaagctGCTAAGAGAGGTTAGGAAATTTCAGTTACTTATGCTTCAAAGATGATTTTGCTATGCTACATTCTTTGGGTTATACGTAAAactaaacgtgaaacattttattttcctttatttttactcaatttaaTTGTGTTTCCAAGTTAGAACTCCattaaattcaagcagaaGAGGACAAATAAGGCATTTTGCCTTAagaatttcctttgaaatcatccatagaataaatatcgtgataaaaattGAGCATGTTTCAAggtttctatgtttcacgtggTCGCAAAGGGGTTCAATAGATTCTAGACGTTTTAAAGATGGCCCCCATTCAGATTCTTTTGGAacattgaaataataatttaagtaATTCCGcataatgaaatttatcatTGTTTGTAGCAAACCCTTAAAAGCAATAATATGGCTGGAGTCCGCCATATTGAAACAAGTCAAAGCGGccattttaaacataaaatacaaaGCAAATTACTTTTTGTGCCCCTGTGCACAGGGGCAGATAAATATCAAAGAGAGAGTATTGGGCTtgctttttctattttctaacACTTTGAGTAATTAAaacgatttaaaataaaattgtttaaattcatCAGCTAAATGCGTGCCTTTACAGCAAATATTCGTAATTACAAAAGTAAACTTACAGTGATCCCCGTGGCAGAAAACTATCCTCCGCGAAAGCTTTGTGGGACCCAGAGAATTTGGACGCTCTGGTTTGTTATTGTCACCATTCCCACCGCTATTCCCATTGCCACCCGGTGGTAGCGGTCCAGAACATGGTTGTTCTATGCTCGGGGAGAGAGCACTGTTGCCACCGGCATTAACGTCAGTCTTCTCTTTCCTCGGTTCTGCAATAAAACAAAAGgcgaaaacattttcattaaaaatacattctttcgctgagaaaataaattcgttttcttctcttaacgcacaacaagaaagaaaaaaaagataatataAGGAGGAGAGTTCTGCAATGTTCAAATGATTTCACCGTTGAGACGTATAAAACACAACAAATTCATTCACGAGGAAATTTCCATTCACAAAACTTTTACACCCTGCTTTCCTCATTAATTTTACATCATTACACCCACACATGAGTCGtatggaaattttataaatttcatcgTGAAAAATACGCAGCGGGGgaatttgatgaaatattgtgaaaataaatgtgttgaaggaaaatttatacaaaCTTGATGGAATTTTTGCGTTAACATTGAagacatttaaatattttatgaaatgtaGTGAGAGAGAAATGTTTCTACTCTCTGTTcctatttacattttattaatagGTTAGCGCCACTGACATTAACCTTTTAATCAAAATGTCATCAGTTCAAATCCCACTCAtgatcagatttttttttcatcaattctgTGAGCTTTTAATCTTTCCTTCAGGGGGAAAAatgttctattttattttctatagtTTTTTGGAGCTagcaaaaaaggatttttgagaagaaaaatacaaaacaatCATTTCCCAATAATTTCAATGTGAAATGTTTGCTCTTCTCCCGGTTTTTGCCGAGATTTATTTGGCGATTTTCTATTTGACATTTCCTCTCCATTTACTCATGAGAAATTCATCCCATAACTCTCGTAAGTTTTTCTCCCAACCTTTTTATCTTCATCTCACTGCGATTCCCAACTTGTCCATTACCACTTTCCACGCGCTTGAACTTGGGCGCTATTGacgtgagctttttttgtattctgcgttatattttctttcacgtgtaggagaagcaaaaaaaattcaatgatatGGGGCATAACATAGCCCATTGCTTACATAGACGACGTCACCGTCAGACGCTCTTGTGAGTCCAACAAGTGACGCCAACAGGCGGGAAtcattaattatatttttacacTCATTCTACGTTCCTCCGGACTTTCGTATTGCTTCCCTACAGTACCCCAGTTTTACTTATAGGAAAAATATTCGATGAACACGCCAAATGACGTTGACTTTTGCGCCATTCCCCTTGTTAGACCGGAACTTGCTATGTATaggagtgagaaaaattcctaTACATGGTACATAGCACATGGTGGTGCCAGAGCTTATTTCCAAAGAGCGGAAACTTATTatttacttaattaatttttgccttCTTCACCCAACAAAAGTGTCCAATACTTGGAATTATATGTCCAattctattgaatttaattgaatttttcctttccacATCTTCCTTCACATATCAATCGAACATTTTAACCAAGATTTCTCCAAGATTGGCCTCTTTCGCACGTCACCGCATAGCCCTTCGTCTGTCAAACCATTTTAACCCATGGAGGCATTTCCTCTGCAATCGAACCCTTCAGTGTTGTGAAGGGTTATTGAGTGTGAAATGTAATGTGCGgagcttttgaaactttgaaaAGAGACTTTAGAGTAGGTGCTTAAACAACTTGTTTATGGACTATTTAATTGGGTCATTGTACTTGAGTTTTATTACCGGAAATAAAAGGCTAAATTGGGGTTGAAATTCCTTCTTCCCACTTTTTGGAAGCTGAAgagtttatttgtttttaataaacaaaaaagtttatattgaaaatgttttaaagaagttttttatttcaataaaatttaaagcttaTCTTGTTGTTGCAGCTTTTTCGTTagaaaacaacaaaaggaacttttttctaattttgagggcattttaaaattttccatgttgAATTTCCTATCTCTTTTAGGACCTGATGTAAAtctgaaaatatgaaaaacgGAAAAGGAATGAAAAGTTCCGTtatattttggatattttcctgaaaattaaGACTTTCTGAAGAAGTTCGTTTTGTCTAAATTTTAAAGCAATATCGAacaaactatttaaaaaaaaaaggttaaaaaatctaaaactttgagcaaaataaaaaatattcatttcatGCCTGGTAACCATCAGGTCATTCAGTATTTCATCCTTTCTGCACACTGTTTATCCATTTCCCACAGAGTTGTCAGTACCACTGTCTGATTGTGGTTTCAGTCACGCGGGTGGAAAATCTTCAGATATATTACTCACACCCACAGGAGGACTTTTCCTCTCTACCACAAATCCACCACGAAGGGGGGAGGCGAAATGCCAGCCAGAAGGTATGCaagggaaaaaaaacgtgaGGAATACGAAGAAATGGATGAACCCATATCAAAAGTCCTCATGGATCATTTT is part of the Lutzomyia longipalpis isolate SR_M1_2022 chromosome 3, ASM2433408v1 genome and harbors:
- the LOC129792486 gene encoding phosphatase and actin regulator 4 isoform X5 codes for the protein MSMRSQMLPQQPSPNVGGSGPPIGGGGSNSGANNIVVMQKSVAIVTPQRSNSLDYLNFEEKRQLIASSLSLSDILHCGPAAAAAAAKEVAANTVIAKKQHNGAALRTNSLGSGTRTPPIERKSKFSAFGRFFKPWKWRRKKKSEKFEATSKCDDSSLYSPSPNGTNNAVLTSPTNPNNQSLLSQNHNNNHNNNSSTVSMSSGHVPSSQSVQQIGGGHLSTGMAALLAGSGAGGGGSHVAHSQSAHQLGHQPTAPLTPLAQHQQALHQQLQQHFANNNLEPRKEKTDVNAGGNSALSPSIEQPCSGPLPPGGNGNSGGNGDNNKPERPNSLGPTKLSRRIVFCHGDHYRDQQQGVMRGPTPPPSGQQQTPSVDGQQQQLSAHILLSELPEPPIPVSEIGPIPPPPMFCTPNSPLIASRPHGPGAQMHGGANSSLNAVGGIHNAQLEMADYDYDDQDELDGEDLDSDDEYIFHQPNPNIDTGRVEEIPAKEPLFNAVPLKSALKKKASGGAGAMNAATSTGSSPGTPTQDNNSNNRPLVVRQENNSSLNSRPMRFGIGLPCTMENKENARPYVLREDTDSDQSDGPILYRDDDTATDRAAKIARKESLSLKLALRPDRQDLINRNILHAQSDNERLESKEAIGAKLIRRLSMRPTAEELVERNILKTQTPAEEKKQKEEKKRYLLRKLSFRPTVEELKEKKIIRFNDYIEVTQAHDYDRRADKPWTRLTPKDKAAIRKELNEFKSSEMAVHEGSRHLTRFHRP
- the LOC129792486 gene encoding phosphatase and actin regulator 4 isoform X3 yields the protein MSMRSQMLPQQPSPNVGGSGPPIGGGGSNSGANNIVVMQKSVAIVTPQRSNSLDYLNFEEKRQLIASSLSLSDILHCGPAAAAAAAKEVAANTVIAKKQHNGAALRTNSLGSGTRTPPIERKSKFSAFGRFFKPWKWRRKKKSEKFEATSKCDDSSLYSPSPNGTNNAVLTSPTNPNNQSLLSQNHNNNHNNNSSTVSMSSGHVPSSQSVQQIGGGHLSTGMAALLAGSGAGGGGSHVAHSQSAHQLGHQPTAPLTPLAQHQQALHQQLQQHFANNNLEPRKEKTDVNAGGNSALSPSIEQPCSGPLPPGGNGNSGGNGDNNKPERPNSLGPTKLSRRIVFCHGDHYRDQQQGVMRGPTPPPSGQQQTPSVDGQQQQLSAHILLSELPEPPIPVSEIGPIPPPPMFCTPNSPLIASRPHGPGAQMHGGANSSLNAVGGIHNAQLEMADYDYDDQDELDGEDLDSDDEYIFHQPNPNIDTGRVEEIPAKEPLFNAVPLKSALKKKASGGAGAMNAATSTGSSPGTPTQDNNSNNRPLVVRQENNSSLKPILRPRIRICSRPMRFGIGLPCTMENKENARPYVLREDTDSDQSDGPILYRDDDTATDRAAKIARKESLSLKLALRPDRQDLINRNILHAQSDNERLESKEAIGAKLIRRLSMRPTAEELVERNILKTQTPAEEKKQKEEKKRYLLRKLSFRPTVEELKEKKIIRFNDYIEVTQAHDYDRRADKPWTRLTPKDKAAIRKELNEFKSSEMAVHEGSRHLTRFHRP
- the LOC129792486 gene encoding phosphatase and actin regulator 4 isoform X8, yielding MASAQKDISGQESTPMDTEGSSGVAEGAADSDLADEESMNATSSIDSDGKCDESLEIDEAKKQHNGAALRTNSLGSGTRTPPIERKSKFSAFGRFFKPWKWRRKKKSEKFEATSKCDDSSLYSPSPNGTNNAVLTSPTNPNNQSLLSQNHNNNHNNNSSTVSMSSGHVPSSQSVQQIGGGHLSTGMAALLAGSGAGGGGSHVAHSQSAHQLGHQPTAPLTPLAQHQQALHQQLQQHFANNNLEPRKEKTDVNAGGNSALSPSIEQPCSGPLPPGGNGNSGGNGDNNKPERPNSLGPTKLSRRIVFCHGDHYRDQQQGVMRGPTPPPSGQQQTPSVDGQQQQLSAHILLSELPEPPIPVSEIGPIPPPPMFCTPNSPLIASRPHGPGAQMHGGANSSLNAVGGIHNAQLEMADYDYDDQDELDGEDLDSDDEYIFHQPNPNIDTGRVEEIPAKEPLFNAVPLKSALKKKASGGAGAMNAATSTGSSPGTPTQDNNSNNRPLVVRQENNSSLNSRPMRFGIGLPCTMENKENARPYVLREDTDSDQSDGPILYRDDDTATDRAAKIARKESLSLKLALRPDRQDLINRNILHAQSDNERLESKEAIGAKLIRRLSMRPTAEELVERNILKTQTPAEEKKQKEEKKRYLLRKLSFRPTVEELKEKKIIRFNDYIEVTQAHDYDRRADKPWTRLTPKDKAAIRKELNEFKSSEMAVHEGSRHLTRFHRP